A single region of the Syngnathus acus chromosome 6, fSynAcu1.2, whole genome shotgun sequence genome encodes:
- the LOC119123845 gene encoding uncharacterized protein LOC119123845, whose translation MMDAFSPNLTEDSYKMSEDDIRRLIKFRASNELLFTGKRNSAKIAWSVILRALDLQGKLTAEQIAKKWDNLRSKYKDLKQPDQSADGEQPGGGAESWPWFRMMDDAMRGRLYNSRMALGLPGDGRRRDDDNDVLEFLIKTEMDDSAAAESADGGESAEGLPVGWRRMSECSYKMSEEETERLIKIRAANEAIFTGKKNSAKLAWRAVLHELGLQGKLSTEQLAKKWDNLKRRYKELKFPSRGVESNPSSWPWFQSMDDAMEGRLAGAAPALAPVFVAEDEDCEMLLSPAPRKRARRSRTGMAEFLSESELDMLICGHDKSASLALGDLRRSVADLGYRLTDEDIRKLVELRAANEALFTGRRNSAKPAWRAIVKEMGLTGKITPDQVAKKWDNLKTKFKDLKFPPQGAEPQGGAASWPWFQLMSDALEGRLAGKGVQVAPVWSGEDDAVSGSPPSADAPEAAIYEMDDARAVADLCRSDDSITYIDASGEECAAPPELAYKMSEQDTRRLITLRAANEDLFTGRRNAAKAAWKAIIQQLDLQGKVSTYQVAKKWDNLKRRFKDLKYPPTGMDNMAEGAASWPWFHLMNDAMEGRLVCDGAPLPVPVGGPEPPVGGGEDRAVLEQQRAALEQERMALDQERASARAEREWLERERVALERDRALLELERAALGRERELLDQRSVMLSADTHSGHIGAIM comes from the exons CGTCATCTTGAGGGCTTTGGACCTGCAAGGGAAGTTGACAGCTGAGCAGATCGCCAAAAAGTGGGACAACCTGCGCTCCAAATACAAG GACCTGAAGCAGCCCGACCAATCGGCGGATGGGGAGCAGCCGGGCGGCGGCGCCGAGTCGTGGCCGTGGTTCCGCATGATGGACGACGCCATGCGCGGTCGCCTGTACAACAGCCGCATGGCGCTGGGCCTGCCCGGCGACGGTCGGCGGCGGGACGACGACAACGACGTCCTGGAGTTCCTCATCAAGACCGAGATGGACGACTCGGCTGCCGCAGAGAGCGCGGACGGCGGCGAGTCTGCCGAGGGTCTTCCCGTGGGCTGGAGGAGGATGAGCGAGTGCTCCTACAAAA TGTCAGAAGAGGAGACAGAACGTCTCATCAAAATTCGCGCCGCCAACGAGGCCATCTTCACCGGCAAGAAAAACTCCGCCAAGCTGGCGTGGAG GGCCGTGCTCCACGAGCTGGGCCTTCAGGGCAAGCTGAGCACCGAGCAGCTGGCCAAGAAGTGGGACAACCTGAAGAGGCGCTACAAG GAGCTGAAGTTCCCCTCGCGCGGCGTGGAGTCCAACCCGAGCTCGTGGCCGTGGTTCCAGAGCATGGACGACGCCATGGAGGGGCGTCTGGCGGGTGCCGCGCCCGCTTTGGCGCCCGTCTTCGTCGCCGAGGACGAAGACTGCGAGATGCTGCTGTCGCCGGCGCCGAGGAAGCGAGCCCGCAGGAGTCGCACCGGGATGGCCGAGTTCCTCAGCGAGTCGGAGTTGGACATGCTGATCTGCGGCCACGACAAAAGCGCTTCCTTGGCTTTGGGCGACCTCCGGCGCAGCGTGGCCGACCTCGGCTACAGAC TGACGGATGAGGACATCCGAAAACTGGTGGAGCTGCGAGCCGCCAACGAAGCCCTCTTCACAGGACGCAGGAACAGCGCCAAGCCCGCCTGGAG GGCCATCGTGAAGGAGATGGGTCTGACGGGAAAGATCACACCCGATCAGGTGGCCAAGAAGTGGGACAACCTCAAGACCAAGTTCAAG GACCTGAAGTTCCCCCCTCAGGGGGCGGAGCCCCAAGGCGGAGCGGCGTCCTGGCCGTGGTTCCAGCTGATGAGCGACGCCCTGGAGGGTCGGCTCGCGGGCAAGGGGGTCCAGGTGGCGCCGGTCTGGAGCGGCGAGGACGACGCCGTCTCGGGTTCGCCCCCCTCGGCCGACGCCCCGGAGGCGGCCATCTACGAGATGGACGACGCCCGAGCGGTCGCCGACCTCTGCCGCTCCGATGACAGCATCACCTACATCGACGCCAGCGGAGAGGAATGCGCTGCCCCTCCCGAGCTCGCCTACAAAA TGAGTGAGCAGGACACTCGGCGCTTGATCACGCTGAGAGCCGCCAACGAGGATCTCTTCACCGGCAGGAGGAACGCCGCCAAGGCCGCTTGGAA GGCCATCATCCAGCAGCTGGACCTCCAAGGGAAGGTGTCCACCTACCAGGTGGCCAAAAAGTGGGACAATCTCAAACGCAGGTTTAAG GACCTGAAGTACCCCCCCACGGGTATGGACAACATGGCGGAGGGCGCCGCTTCCTGGCCGTGGTTCCACCTGATGAACGACGCCATGGAGGGTCGCCTGGTGTGCGACGGCGCCCCCCTCCCGGTCCCCGTCGGCGGGCCCGAGCCGCCGgtggggggcggtgaggaccGGGCTGTCCTGGAGCAGCAGCGAGCGGCCTTGGAGCAGGAGCGGATGGCACTGGACCAAGAGCGGGCGTCGGCAAGAGCGGAGCGCGAGTGGCTGGAGAGGGAACGGGTGGCGCTGGAGCGGGATCGCGCCCTGCTGGAGCTGGAGAGGGCGGCGCTGGGCCGGGAAAGGGAACTTCTGGACCAGAGGTCCGTCATGCTCTCCGCGGACACGCACTCCGGACATATCGGGGCCATCATGTAG